One region of Culex pipiens pallens isolate TS chromosome 2, TS_CPP_V2, whole genome shotgun sequence genomic DNA includes:
- the LOC120416071 gene encoding UPF0430 protein CG31712: MGRSRSRSRTPKKHKSKHRKRSSKSRSSSHSKHESSSSRYDKYSSSKERSSKSRKRSLSESSDSGGSSGDERRSHRHRHHHKSSHHKSSRAGSRSKSSSKHRKLTEVERLAEMERQRRQKEAEQKMIEEEAAKRIELLVKKRVEEELEKRKDEIETEVQRRVEAAKKQMEQEMMLELEKRREQAREEERRREEEELKKRQELENIIAENNRKIEEAQRKLAEDRLAIIEEQRKMDEERQKMRKEQEKRVKEEQKIILGKNNSRPKLSFSLKP; this comes from the exons ATGGGTCGTTCCCGCAGCCGCAGCCGGACGCCGAAGAAGCACAAGAGCAAACACCGGAAGCGCTCGAGCAAGTCGCGCTCGTCCTCCCACAGCAAGCACGAATCGTCCTCCTCGCGGTACGACAAATACAGCAGCAGCAAGGAGCGGAGCTCCAAGTCAAG GAAGCGCTCGCTGTCCGAGTCGTCCGACAGTGGCGGCAGCAGCGGGGATGAGCGGCGGAGCCACCGGCACCGGCACCACCACAAAAGCAGCCACCACAAGAGCAGCCGCGCCGGCAGCCGGTCCAAGTCGTCGTCCAAGCACCGCAAGCTGACCGAGGTCGAGCGGCTCGCCGAGATGGAGCGCCAGCGGAGGCAGAAGGAGGCGGAGCAGAAG ATGATCGAGGAAGAGGCCGCCAAGCGGATCGAGCTGCTCGTGAAGAAGCGCGTCGAGGAGGAGCTGGAAAAGCGCAAGGACGAAATCGAAACCGAAGTGCAGCGGCGCGTCGAAGCCGCCAAAAAGCAGATGGAGCAGGAAATGATGCTGGAGCTGGAGAAGCGGCGCGAACAGGCCCGCGAAGAAGAACGCCGCCGCGAG GAGGAAGAGCTCAAAAAGCGTCAGGAGCTCGAAAATATTATCGCCGAAAACAATCGGAAGATCGAAGAGGCCCAGCGTAAACTG GCCGAAGACCGACTGGCGATAATAGAAGAGCAAAGAAAGATGGACGAAGAGcgccaaaagatgcgcaaagaGCAGGAAAAGCGCGTCAAGGAAGAGCAAAAGATTATCCTGGGCAAGAACAATTCGCGGCCCAAGCTCTcgttctcgctgaaaccgtaa